The stretch of DNA AATTTCAATAACAATGTCAATTTCAATGTCTCCTGTGTCGCTGTCGCTTGCCCCATCCCTCCACTACCTCCACGTCTCAAAAAATAACCCCGGAAGTACTAATATTTCAAACTCCTCAAATAAGCAATACTTTGTGGGATCTGGTCGACCACTTTGCTGCTCTCATCTTCGATAAAGTAGTGCGCAATTCCAATTTTTCGCCCTTCCTTCAGCAAACCGGCCATATCGATTTCTCCCGTACCAAGTGGGACATTGTACTCGACATCTGTGCCGCCTGTCAGGTTTTTCTCAATGCCTTTTTTCATGTCTTTGAGGTGCATTAGTTTCCAGCGTTTGCCATATTTTTTGAGTAAAGCCACCGGATCTCCTCCACCAAATTGTACCCAGAAAACATCCATCTCAAAGGAAACATCGTCCGGATTAGTGTTTTCAAAGATATAATCCAATAAAGTGCCTTTCCCGTAAGGCTGGAATTCATAGCCATGCGCATGATAGCAAAAGGTAAGCCCATTTTCTTTCAATACCTTACCGGCACGGTTGAATACTTCCACGGCTTTTTTGGCATCGGCCAGGGTGAAATTCCCCCTTTCATGAGGCACCCAGGCGCACATGACGAATTTGGAGCCCAACTTTTTGGCGGTTTCCACCACCGCCATGGGGTCTTTCTCTAATTCATCAAACCCCGCACCGGTAGAAGGAATGCTAATGCCCCTTTGATCGCACATTTTTTTGTATTCTTCTGGAGGAATTCTGCCTGCACCACCTTCTATTTCGGTAATTCCCATAGCTTGTATCCTGTCAAGCGTACCAGGTATATCCTTGGGGAAGTAATTGCGGAAGGAATAGGCTTGCACCCCAACGGGCGCAATAAAGACGGCTTCTCCTTTTTTTCCCACTTTGGACGAAGTGGCGCAGGAAACGAAGAGTAAACTGATGACCAGCATGCTAGTCAATGATCGAATGTTCATTTTTCTCATTGTTTTGATGTTGATTTTTCTTAGTTCTGACTAAAATTAAGCTATTCTGTTTAAATATTGC from Saprospiraceae bacterium encodes:
- a CDS encoding sugar phosphate isomerase/epimerase, which translates into the protein MNIRSLTSMLVISLLFVSCATSSKVGKKGEAVFIAPVGVQAYSFRNYFPKDIPGTLDRIQAMGITEIEGGAGRIPPEEYKKMCDQRGISIPSTGAGFDELEKDPMAVVETAKKLGSKFVMCAWVPHERGNFTLADAKKAVEVFNRAGKVLKENGLTFCYHAHGYEFQPYGKGTLLDYIFENTNPDDVSFEMDVFWVQFGGGDPVALLKKYGKRWKLMHLKDMKKGIEKNLTGGTDVEYNVPLGTGEIDMAGLLKEGRKIGIAHYFIEDESSKVVDQIPQSIAYLRSLKY